A genomic segment from Cutaneotrichosporon cavernicola HIS019 DNA, chromosome: 7b encodes:
- the RPL5 gene encoding uncharacterized protein (Ribosomal large subunit proteins 60S L5, and 50S L18), whose product MHLKRPPVRPGGKKLGAPPAKMPFVKVVKNSAYYSRYQTKNRRRREGKTDYYARRKLVSQAKNKYASPRYRLVVRITNRQVICQIVYAKIQGDCVLAHASSKELHKYGIKHGLTNWTAAYATGLLVARRALTKVGLADKYEGFTEPSGELELVEPLGEDEPRPFKVFLDVGLRRTSTGNRVFGAAKGASDGGLFVPHNEKRFPGYDPETKTIDAEVLQKYIVGGHVAEYMESLEEEDDERFKKQFSTYLAEDIGSEDIEELYSAAYEQIREDSSFTATTKDTAKWKAESQKHKNVRLTKDQKRERVEAKIAAFHAK is encoded by the exons ATGCACCTTAAGAGGCCGCCCGTCAGGCCGGGGGGCAAGAAGCTTGGCGCTCC ACCAGCAAAA ATGCCCTTCGTCAAGGTGGTCAAGAACAGCGCGTACTACTCCCGGTACCAGACCAAGAaccgtcgccgccgcgagggTAAGACCGACTACTACGCTCGCCGCAAGCTCGTCTCGCAGGCGAAGAACAAGTATGCGTCGCCGCGCTACCGCCTTGTCGTCCG TATCACCAACCGCCAGGTGATCTGCCAGATCGTCTACGCCAAGATCCAGGGCGACTGCGTCCTTGCCCACGCTTCGTCCAAGGAGCTCCACAAGTACGGCATCAAGCACGGTCTTACCAACTGGACCGCTGCCTACGCCACTGGTCTTCTTgtcgcccgccgcgccctcaccaaggtcggcctcgccgacaaGTACGAGGGCTTCACCGAGCCCTCgggtgagctcgagctcgttgagccccttggtgaggacgagcccCGCCCGTTCAAGGTGTTCCTTGACGTCGGTCTCCGCCGCACCTCGACCGGTAACCGTGTCTTCGGTGCCGCCAAGGGCGCTTCGGACGGTGGCCTCTTCGTTCCCCACAACGAGAAGCGCTTCCCCGGCTACGACCCCGAGACCAAGAccatcgacgccgaggtcctccAGAAGTACATTGTTGGTGGCCACGTCGCCGAGTACATGGagtcgctcgaggaggaggacgacgagcgcttCAAGAAGCAGTTCTCGACCTACCTTGCCGAGGACATTGGTTCGGAGGACATTGAGGAGCTCTACAGCGCCGCGTACGAGCAGATCCGTGAGGACTCGTCGttcaccgccaccacgaAGGACACCGCCAAGTGGAAGGCCGAGTCGCAGAAGCACAAGAACGTCCGCCTTACCAAGGACcagaagcgcgagcgcgtcgaggccaagatcgCCGCGTTCCACGCCAAGTAA
- the sconB gene encoding uncharacterized protein (A Receptor for Ubiquitination Targets) — MCPLGSDLDSVPAGTSGQDDNILKDSRKLCVRHKQTANQNVNAKLQKSLDKLPVSEREEITHLWSTFSAAAHPKRKIILEGILTMCCFSQLSHLSDSLNKIIRIDPFSLVPREVSLRILGYLDAISLGRAAQVSRSWKALADDDLLWRRMCGQHIDRKCDKCGWGLPLLERKRLKVELKDRSPAAAMGIAGHGSHGHDGIQQLMTRSEALGVAHSHAHADTRSVVCESAIPSTSSLKRPAESSSAEAPRREKRARTDGHGSDSENEIALPAGHLSREVRLTRPWKSVYCERLVVERNWRKGRCQLKTLKGHTDGVMCLQYHTTLTNPHYPVLITGSYDRTVRIWNLDTGEVVRVLRGHTRVVRALQFDQMVLFTGSADGTVRMWNWRKGECMRVFEGHSDGVLSLNYNGYLLASGSNDHTIIVRNFRSSTQFTLRGHENVVSSVLIWDGKTSPGDLDPTTTTTMFTQALKPRTRTSPEPQPEIDVGTMLFSASDDCTVKLWDLTTHECVRTFSGHRGQIQSLRVLMIDQPKEDDDERDEREGRQVTPPASGWAPATISSPAAVSAIDNSPGDFDAAAHARARDEIVPRVYVHEEDHDRKRRERTSEQEERRAVLATGSLDGTIKLWDVDTGRERNTLFGHIEGVWSIDMDALRLASASHDRTVKVWDHQSGNCVQTLTGHRGAVTSLQLSDDMIVSGSEEGEVMVWNFGRQSPPSAPASAAPLNGACDA, encoded by the exons ATGTGTCCCCTTGGCTccgacctcgacagcgTGCCGGCGGGCACGTCGGGCCAGGACGACAACATTCTTAAAGATAGCCGCAAGCTCTGCGTTCGCCACAAGCAGACGGCCAACCAGAACGTCAACGCCAAGCTGCAGAAG TCTCTCGACAAGCTTCCTGTctcggagcgcgaggagattACACATCTCTGGTCGACCTTCTCCGCCGCTGCGCACCCCAAGAGAAAGATTATTCTCGAGGGCATCCTCACCATGTGCTGCTT ctcTCAGCTCTCCCACCTCTCCGACTCGCTCAACAAGATAATCCGCATCGaccccttctccctcgTGCCACGAGAAGTCTCTCTCCGCATTCTCGGCtacctcgacgccatctcCCTCGGGCGTGCCGCGCAGGTGTCGCGTTCGTGGaaggcgctcgccgacgatgaCCTGCTTTGGCGCCGTATGTGTGGGCAGCACATTGACCGCAAGTGCGACAAGTGCGGATGGGGTCTTCCACTACTCGAGCGGAAACGTCTCAAGGttgagctcaaggaccgcagccccgccgcggcgatgGGTATTGCTGGCCACGGGTCGCACGGGCACGATGGCATTCAGCAGCTCATGACGCGCTCCGAGGCGCTGGGTGTAGCCCATAGTCACGCTCACGCCGACACCCGGTCAGTTGTGTGCGAATCGGCAATTCCCTCCACCAGCTCGTTAAAGCGTCCCGCCGAATCGAgctcggccgaggcgccCAGGCGAGAGAAGCGCGCACGCACCGACGGCCACGGCAGTGACTCGGAGAACGAAATCGCGCTTCCTGCCGGCCACCTCTCCAGAGAGGTGCGCCTCACACGCCCTTGGAAGTCGGTGTACTGTGAGCgtcttgtcgtcgagcgcaacTGGCGCAAAGGCAGGTGTCAGCTCAAGACGCTCAAGGGCCACACCGACGGCGTCATGTGTCTCCAGTACCACACCACCCTCACCAACCCGCACTACCCCGTTCTCATCACTGGCTCGTACGACCGCACGGTCCGCATCTGGAACCTCGAcacgggcgaggtcgtgcgcGTCCTCCGTGGTCACACGCGAGTTGTGCGTGCTCTTCAGTTCGACCAGATGGTTCTGTTCACTGGTTCCGCGGACGGCACCGTGCGCATGTGGAACTGGCGCAAGGGCGAGTGCATGCGCGTGTTCGAGGGCCACTCGGATGGCGTGCTGTCCCTCAATTACAACGGCTACCTGCTCGCTTCTGGCAGTAACGACCACACGATCATTGTGCGCAACTTCCGTTCGAGCACCCAGTTCACCCTGCGAGGCCACGAGAACGTCGTTAGCAGTGTTTTGATCTGGGACGGCAAGACGTCGCCCGGCGACCTGGACCctacgacgacgaccaccaTGTTTACGCAGGCACTCAAGCCGCGGACCCGGACGTCACCCGAGCCGCAGCCGGAGATTGACGTCGGCACCATGCTCTTCTCAGCATCCGACGACTGCACCGTCAAGCTCTGGGACCTCACGACGCACGAGTGCGTCCGCACATTCTCGGGCCACCGGGGCCAGATTCAGAGCCTGCGTGTCCTCATGATCGACCAGCCAAaagaggacgacgatgagcgCGATGAGCGCGAGGGCCGCCAAGTCACCCCGCCCGCGTCGGGCTGGGCTCCCGCGACCATCAGTTCACCCGCCGCTGTGTCGGCCATCGACAACTCGCCGGGTGACTTTGACGCGGCGGCCCACGCGCGTGCACGCGACGAGATTGTTCCACGTGTCTACGTccacgaggaggaccatgaccgcaagcgccgcgagcgcacgAGCGAGCAAGAGGAGCGCCGCGCGGTGCTCGCGACTGGCTCGCTCGACGGCACTATCAAGCTGTGGGACGTCGACACGGGTCGCGAGCGCAACACGCTCTTCGGCCACATTGAGGGCGTTTGGTCCATCGACATGGATGCTCTGCGCCTCGCATCCGCTTCGCACGACCGCACCGTCAAGGTGTGGGACCACCAGTCGGGCAACTGCGTGCAGACGCTCACGGGCCACCGCGGGGCGGTCACGAGCCTGCAGCTGTCGGACGACATGATTGTGTCTGGctcggaggagggcgaAGTCATGGTGTGGAACTTTGGCCGCCAGTCGCCACCTTCAGCTCCGGCGTCAGCCGCCCCACTCAACGGCGCTTGCGACGCCTAG
- the SER1 gene encoding uncharacterized protein (Aminotransferase class-V), translated as MALDRSQVHNFAAGPSPLPTSVLEEAAVGIINYNGTGMGVCELSHRGKEFKGIIEGAEADLRQLLNLPDTHAVLFMQGGGTTQFASVVLNVLAARRLAHANVPTEQYEPPVLDYVVSGSWSSKAYAEAQRLAINGDSKPFFVPRVAGSSKDVKYTALPSKYDFTPGAALAFYCENETINGDEFAPTTGNDASFPFDKVPEGTVLVADYSSSFLSRPIPNIGAHGIIYAGAQKNLGPSGVTVVIVRKDLLVDSTAAMKLGGVPVVPIQSEYKTLADNGSLYNTPPVFPIYVSALVLRHLVKLGGLDAVAKTNKAKADALYASLDKAEAAGVITCVVRQKDARSWMNVPFNINNGREAEFLKGAEERGFRQLKGHRSVGGIRASIYNAVTLESVQALCAYIDEFAAA; from the exons aTGGCCCTCGACCGCTCCCAGGTGCACAACTTTGCCGCTGGCCCGTCACCACTCCCCACGTcagtgctcgaggaggctgcggTTGGAATCATCAACTACAATGGCACGGGGATGGGGGTGTGCGAGCTGAGCCACCGCGGAAAGGAGTTTAAGGGGATCATTGAGGGGGCTGAGG CCGACCTCCGccagctcctcaacctcccgGACACCCACGCAGTCCTCTTCATGCAGGGTGGTGGCACGACCCAGTTCGCCTCAGTGGTCCTCAACGTCCTTGCTGCGCGCCGTCTCGCCCACGCCAACGTCCCGACCGAGCAGTACGAGCCTCCCGTGCTCGACTACGTCGTCAGCGGCAGCTGGAGTTCCAAGGCGtacgccgaggcgcagcgCCTTGCGATCAACGGTGACAGCAAGCCGTTCTTTGTGCCCCGCGTTGCGGGCAGCAGCAAGGACGTCAAGTACACTGCCCTGCCGTCCAAGTACGACTTTACCCCTGGCGCTGCGCTTGCGTTCTACTGCGAGAACGAGACTATCAACGGTGACGAGTTTGCGCCCACTACTGGCAACGACGCGTCGTTCCCCTTTGACAAGGTGCCAGAGGGCACGGTGCTTGTTGCCGACTACTCGAGCTCGTTCCTCAGCCGCCCGATCCCGAATATTGGCGCGCACGGAATCATCTACGCCGGTGCGCAGAAGAACCTCGGACCCTCGGGTGTCACTGTGGTTATTGTGCGCAAGGACCTCCTTGTGGACAGCACGGCAGCCATGAAGCTCGGCGGTGTGCCGGTCGTTCCCATCCAGAGCGAGTACAAGACGCTCGCGGACAATGGGAGCTTGTACAACACTCCTCCCGTGTTCCCGATCTACGTgagcgcgctcgtcctccgccacctcgTCAAACTCGGTGGTcttgacgccgtcgccaagaCCAACAAGGCTAAGGCGGACGCGCTTTACGCGTcgctcgacaaggccgaggccgcgggAGTCATCACCTGCGTCGTGCGCCAGAAAGACGCGCGTAGCTGGATGAACGTGCCGTTCAACATCAACAATgggcgcgaggccgagttcCTCAAGGGTGCAGAGGAGCGCGGGTTCCGCCAGCTCAAGGGACACCGTTCGGTCGGCGGCATTCGTGCCAGCATCTACAACGCCGTCACGCTCGAGAGCGTCCAGGCTCTGTGTGCGTACATTGACGAGTTTGCGGCTGCGTAG